The DNA window GCGGAACCGGTGTAGATGACGCCCGCCGAGACGCTTCGGACGTGCTGGCCAGTATTGAGCGCACGCGGTAAGAGGCGTCGCTACCGCCGCGTCCGCCAAGGCGGACCCTACTTTCCGAACTGTTTCCAGTAGAGTTCCTTGAACGTATTCACCGCCGGCCCCTTGCCTTCGTGCTCTTCGTTCACCATCAGCGGCAGCGTTTCCGCCCACCACTTGTCGTAAAACGCCTCCATCTCTTTCACGACCTCGGGGTGATCGGCGATCACGTTCTTTTCCTGGCCGGGGTCGGCTTTGACGTCGAATAGCTCCCAGTTCTTCTGTCCGCCTTTGCCGACGCTGACGAGTTGAAACCGCGTGTTGCGGATACTCATGCCGGCGTACTTGCTATCGGCGGCTTTGCCCTTCTGCCAGCGGCCGACGTGCGTCACCAGCATGCGGTCGGACCAGTCGGCCGACGGGTTCTCAAGCAGCGGCACCAGGCTCCGTCCATTGATTTGCGACCTGGCCTTGTCCGACAGCGGTGCACCGGCGATCTCAGCGATCGTGGGGAAAAAATCGATGTGCGCCGCCAGCGCCGGAACGTCGGCCGGCTTAAGCTGCGCCGGCCAGTGCCAGATGCTGAACGCCCGCGTCCCGCCAAGGTAAGGCGTTCCCTTCTGGCCGCGCATGCCGGCGTTGAACACCTTCGTGCCGGCCGTCCCGCCGTTGTCGTTGATCATGATGACAAGCGTCTCGCGGTCGATCTTCATCTCGGCGAGCCGAGCCATCAACCGGCCGACGTTGTCGTCGATGTTCGAGATCATGCCGAAGTACTTGGCGACATTCGGCGGCACCTTGCCGGTGTACTTCGCTTCGTCTTCCGGCCGGGCATCGAGCGGGGCGTGCGGCGCGTTGGTCGCGATCCACGCGAGGAAGGGCTGCTTCCCGTTGACGCTTTCCACCCATTTCGTCGCCTGCCCGAAGAACACGTCGGTGCAGTAGCCGGTGGTTTTTTCGAACTTGCTGTTGTGAAGGATCGCGGGGTTGAAGTACTTGTTGCCTGGCGCATCGCCGCACGAGCCGGGGTAGCTCTGGCCGATGCCGCCGGCCCCGTGGATGAACATTTCGTCGAAGCCGCGTTTCGTCGGCCAGCGGTCGGGCTCGTCGCCGAGATGCCACTTGCCGAAGATGCCGGTGGTGTAGCCGGCCGCCTTCAGTGTTTCGGCGAGCGTGACCGACTCGGGATTCAGCCGTTCGCGCTCGTTGATGGTGTGGGTGATGCCGTTGCGGAACTCATGCCGACCGGTGAGCAGTGCCGACCGCGTCGGCGCGCACGTCGGGCTGACGTGAAAGTCGCTGAAACGGACGGCTTCGGCATAAAGCTTGTCGATGTTCGGCGTCTTGAGGATCGGGTTGCCCGTCGCGGACAGATCCGCGTACCCCTGGTCATCCGTAATGATGAAGATGATGTTGGGCTTCTTGCCGGCGATATCGGCAAATGCCGGACCGGCGGCGATCAAGGTCACGATCAGTGCGGACAGCAGCTTCAGCATATTCCTCGCCTCGTTGATTGGATTGTTGCAGCCTGATTCTGGTGGCATGGGCAAGCGTACTCGCTTGCCCGTGTGGACGTGGTCCGACGTTCGACACGGGTAACGGCGTACCGTTACCCATGCCACCCGATTCCACCTCCGCGCCGTGACAATCCTGTGGCTTCGTGCGGATATGAACGACCTCGCCTACCTCTTATTCCGCGGCACGCCTGCTTTCTCGAACGCCGCCGACATGGCCTTATACGACGCCGTCGCGGCGGCGATGGCGTCGTAGCCGGGCGCTTTCCAGATCTGACTGCTCACTTCGCAGTTCACGTCGCCGGTGTAGCCGCCGGCGTGGAGCGTCTTGACCACCGTCGCATTATCCGTCTGGCCGGTTTCGCCGGGCAGCTTAAAGACCGCCTTGCCCTTCTCGAAGACGACGTCTTTCACGGCGACGAACGAGGTGTACGGAAGCGACTCTTTCACCGTGCCTTCGATCGTAACCGGCTTGCCGTCGGCATCTTTCAGATCGTCACGCTGGGCGTAGTGCGACCAGTCGTACACCATCGACAGGTACCGCGGCTGGGCAGCGTGATTCAGCAGGCGAATCATCCTGGCCGGGCTGTCGACGGCGTTCATCCGGTGCGGCTTAACCGCCATCGGAACGCCCGCCTGCTTCGCGATGGACGCATAGTCCGACAGCCGACGGGCGAAGGAATCCATGAGGTCGTCGAGCTTGCCCGCCGCGCCACCCATCACGGTCTCCACGATTGGTGGCGATTGGGGCGACAACTGTGCCGACAGCTCGCACACCCGCTTCAGACGTTCGAGGTTGGCCGCGAACGTTTTGTCGTCCACATGGAGCGGCAGGTTCTCCATGAGCGCCACCAGCCGCAGCCCGCTATCGCCGATCGTCGACGCGAGGTCTTTGCGAGCAGCAGGCGAGAGGGACGCCGGGTCGCCGTGGAAATCGGGCAGGCAGCAGAGTTCGACCGCGTCGAAGCCGATCTTGGCGACCGCTTTGACGGCCTCGATCGCGGTCAGGGTCTTCATGCCGTAAGTGCTGAAGCCGAGCGTCATCCCTGCGGGTTTCGAGGGCGTGGCCGCAGACGCCCGAAATACCGGCAATGTTGCAGCGGCTGCGGCCAGGAAGGTTCGACGTGAGAGGCGAGGTGATCTCATATTTGAATCTTGGCTAATCACGCAAACTGAGAGTCTTTCTACACGCCGGGTCTGAGCGGTACTCCGCGAAGACCCGGATTCTTCGACGATTCCGGCATTCTGCGCTGCGACGACACGATTGATTCTTGACGGCAACGACTCGCATATTCCGACTGCCTGGACGAGGTCACGCTCGGAATCCGGGCCATCGCGGAGTACCGCTCAGACCCGGCGTATTTGAAATCGCTCTGTCACCGCTCGCGCGACGCGACCAGCGCGGTGCAAGCCGCCTTCAACTCGGCTTCGTTGAGCAATCCGTCCTTGTCGGCGTCAAAGTGAGCCAACGCGTGTTCGATGTCCTTTTCCTTCGACGGGTCGGCTTTCATCAACTCGGCGCGGGACAGCTTCTGATCCTTGTTCGTATCGTGGCGGGCCATCAGGTCGCGGGCGAGGCTCACACCGGCTTCGGCAGGCTGAACCGGTGCCGGCACGAAATCCATCACGATTGCCCCCATCTCGTCGGTCGTCCCTTCGCCAAAGCGAACGCGTTTGGGCGGATTCGACGGTTGCGATGGGTTCTCGGCCGAGTTGTCGAACGTCCAGACACATTCGACCATCGTCCCCGCCGGCAGGCGGACCGGCGTTTTGCATTGGTAGTAGCCCTGCCAGCGGAAGTCCCAGTCGGCGATCGTCAGCAGGTTGATCTTTTTTCCGCCGGGCAGGGTCGCCGTCGCGGTGCAGGTTCGGCCGATCAGGTGCATGTGGGGGAAGAAGCCGATGACATCGACATCCTGCGTGACCGCCTTCTCGGACCGAAGCGTGAAGTCCTTCTGTCCGGGGGCGATATCGACGTTGCGGTTCATCATGACGAACGGAATCAGCGCGCCCTTCGGCGGTTCGTCGGTCAGATACAGGCCTATCGACGACTGCTCGACCTCCGCCTTGCCGCTGGGGTGCAGGTGAAGTTGCACCAGCAGATCGCACCCCTGAGGCCAAGCCATCGCGTAGCCATCGGGCAGGGGAAGCGGGTCTTTTCCCGGCACCCAGATACCCGGCGAGCCTGGCATGCGGTCGCCGGGGGCATTCAGGCCACTCTTGAAGCCGGGCCCGTGGCCCTTGGGCTCGGCGGCGAGCTTCTTGGCGATCGCTTCCCGCTTCATCGTGCTCAGGACCGCGTGATGAACCACCGTGCGATTACCCGGCCGAAACTCGGCGGCGCGGACGAACTTGCCCTTCGGAATCTCGACGGGGATCACAAACGAGCGGTAGATGTCGGGCCCGTCGGCCGGCACGGCGTAGGGCTCGGGCATGGTCAATACGAGGTCGGGCGGACCGTTGCGCCAGCCATCGGCAAAGACCGGTTGCGGCGGGCTGTCCTTCGGATCGCCTTCCACACACCCGGCGGCGACCCAATCGCTGATAAGCTTGATCTGGCCGTCGGTCAGCCGTCGCTCGCCGACAAAATGCACCTCGCCCGGCGACGCCTTCCAGGGCGGCATTGCCCGCGAAGCCGTCAGGTCCGCCACCTGCGTCGCCCGGCGTTTGACGTCGGCGTACTGAAGAAGCGGAAACGGCGCCGCTTCGCCGGGCCGATGACACGCGGCACAATTGTCGAGGATGATTGGCGCAATGTCGCGGTGGTAGGTGGGCGCGGACACTGCGTGCGTCTGAGCGATCAGAACGAACGCGACCGCGGCAGACAGCAGATGTACGAGTGAGTTGTTCGGCATCCGGCGTCCTTCAGAGTTGGGTCGGGCCTTGGATCGCAGAACATTCTACCACGACGCCGGGGGCTTCATCGCGTCGTAAAGCAGGTGTTCTCGTCCAGTGCGGTAACCGTTCAGTCCGGTTTTCTGGTGGGGCAGGCATTCTTGCCTGCCGCGAGCCCGCGATGCCGGCATTCCTGCCGGCTTGAGCGGGATCGCAGCCGGACTTCGGTGACCGTTGTTTCGCATGACCTCAACCGGGCAAGAATGCCCGGTCGAGGTCATGCGAGGCAGGCAAGAATGCCTGCCCCACCATGAAAGTAGGACTGAACGGTTACCCGGTGCGCCGGAGAAATCCGAAGCCCCAGCGGGGCGATTCAGTCTTCTGTTGTTTGAACTCGCATGGTTCAAAACGTTTGCCACGCTTATAATCCGCCGCTCCGGGCGGACCTACGATATGCTTTACCAACGAGGCGTCATCGTGCAGCAGTACCGCATTCACATTCTCGCGCTTTTCGCCCTGATCGCTTCGGCGGTGGTTCTGAACGCGCGCGGGGAATCGCCTTCCACCCGGCCCGGTACCGCTGTCGCCTTGCCTGATGCGCCGACGCCGGCCGCCGTCATTCACATTAACGGCACCATCGACGACTTCACCGCCAGCCAACTCAAGGTTCGGTTTGGTCGTGCCAAGGCAGACGGCGCGAAGGTGGTCATCCTGTCGATTGAGACGTACGGCGGCCTGGTCACGTCGGGCCTGGACATCTCGCGGTTTCTTAAAAACCAGCAGGATGTAAAGGTGATCGCGTTCGTGAACTCCAAGGCGATCTCGGCCGGGGCGATGATCGCGCTGGCCTGCAACGAGATCGTCATGACGCCCAGCGGCACGCTCGGCGACTGTGCGCCGATTCAGGTCGGCCCCAACGGCGAAGCGGTTTCGATGGAACCTACCGAACGCAGCAAAGCCGAGAGCCCCGTGCTGTCGGATTTCCGCGAAAGCGCGCAGCGTAACGGCTACGACCCCCTGCTGGCCGTCTGCATGGTGTCGCTGCCCTACTCCGCGTATTGGATCGAAAACACGAGCGGCCAGCGCAAGTTCGTCGATGCGAACGACTACAAAACGCTCACCGCCAATGGCGACTGGAAGCCGGTCGCCGGCGAAGCCAACCCCGTTGACGGCCCGGAGACGTTGCTGACGCTTCACACCGAGCAGGCCGTCCGCTATGGCGTGGCCCGCGGCATCGCCACCAGCGCCGACGACCTGGCCCGCCAGGCGAACCTGACGATCGTCGCCCGTTACGAGAACGGCTTCGGCCCGCAACTGATCGCGGTGCTCAGCTCGTCGATCACGCGGACACTGCTCATCGTCATTTTCTTCAATGCGCTGCTCGTCGCCCTCAAAACACCGGGCACCGGCGGGGCCGAGGCGATCGCGCTCATCAGCCTGTCGGTCCTGGTCGGCGTGCCCCTGCTCACCGGCTACGCCGAGTGGGGCGAGATCCTCATGATCATCGCCGGCATCGCATTGATCGCTTTCGAGATCTTCGTCTTCCCCGGGCACTTCGTGTCGCTCATCGTCGGCGGATTGCTCGTGCTGGGCGGATTGATGCTGACCTTCGTCGGCGACGTCTGGCAGATTCCAGGCGGGTGGAGCATGCCCAAGAACTGGGACGCTTTGCAGACTTCGATCCACGTGACCGTGCTCGGACTGGTCTGCAGCGTGGTCCTTGCCAGCCTGCTACGGTCGTACCTGCCGAGCTTGCCCTACTTCAACAAGCTGATCCTGCCGCTACCCGACGGCGTGAAGAGCTCGACGGAAGAGCCCGCCGTCGCGTCCGACGCGGCGGAGACGGACCGCTGGCCATTCGTCGGCACGGTCGGCACGGCCGCGAGCGACCTGAAGCCCGGCGGTTCGGCACGCTTCCCCTATGGCGACGACAGCCGGGTGTCATCGGTGGTGTCGATCGACGGCTACGTGCCGGCGGGTTCGAAGCTGATCGTGCAGGAAGTCAGAGGCAACCAGGTGGTCGTCCGGGCGGTCGGGTAATCGAGACTTTGTGGCATGGGCAAGTATTCTTGCCCGTGTCTGCGATCTCGACCGATCGCACGGGCATGAGTACATGCCCTCGCCACAGAACGAGTATGCCATGGAATCTCTTCTGATCCCCATCATCCTGTTCTCGATCGGAGCGGTCCTGATCGCGCTGGAGCTGTTCCTTCCCGGCGGCGTGCTTGGCGCGTTCGGCGGGCTGGCGATCGTCGCGGGTGTGGTGCTCTGCTTCTTCTACTCCGTCAACGCCGGCGCAGTGGCGATGGTGGCGCTGCTCATCCTCGGTCCGCTGGCCGGCTGGCTCTGGGTGAGCAATGCCCATCGGCTGCCGGGCGCGCGGTCGCTGTTCCTGAGCGGCACCGCCGACAACCGGCCCGCGACCCTGGTCGAGCCCCTTCGCATGGGACAACTGGGCATCGCCACCAGCGAACTGCGCCCCGGCGGGACCTGCGAGTTCGACGGCCAGCGCGTTCCCGCCCACAGCGAAGAAGGCATTGTCCCCGCGGGCTCGACCGTCCGCGTGGTGGCTTTCGAAGACGGACGGGCTACAGTGCGGCCGGCTTAAAGAGACCGATTGAAGGACGAAGATTTAGGAATGAAGACCGCGATTCTTCCTCCAACATTCGCCGGTCGTCCGGTGAACACAGCTCGCGACTGAATCGACAACGAATCGAATCACGCTGAATCCGGCGGGCATTGCCCGCACTACCGCCTTGGGAAAGGAACATTGAACATGCACATTCTCGCTGAAGAAGGGTTCCAGTTCGGAACCGTCGTTGCCGTCTTTGTCGGCATTGTCATCCTCATTTTGCTGGCCGTTCTCGGCCAGTTCATGGGCATTTACATCCGAGCGATGGTCAGCGGAGCGCGAGTCAGCCTGCTCGATCTGCTGGGCATGCGGCTGCGAAAGGTGAACGCCAACGCGATCGTTAACGCCCGCATCCAGGCTCTGCGCGCTGGGCTGAATGTGACCACGCCGGAAATGGAATCGCACGTGCTCGCCGGCGGCGACGTTCAGCGCGTTATCCTGGCGATGATCGCCGCGAACAAGGCCAACATCGAACTGCCCTGGCGTGTGGCGACGGGCATCGACCTGGCCGGGCGTGATATCCTCGACGCCGTCCAGACGAGCGTGAACCCCAAGGTGATCGACGTGCCCAACCCCGCGATGGGCCGCAGCACGATCGACGCCGTGGCCAAGAACGGCATTCAGCTCAAGGTCAAAGCCCGCGTGACGGTGCGGACGAACATCAATCAGCTCGTCGGTGGCGCCACCGAAGAGACGATCATCGCTCGCGTCGGTGAAGGCATCGTGACGAGCATCGGCTCGGCGATCGACCACAGCGACGTGCTGGAAAACCCCGACCACATCTCCAAGGCCGTGCTCGCCAAGGGCCTGGACGCGAACACCGCGTTCACGATCCTGTCGATCGATATCGCCGATATCGATGTCGGTGAGAACATCGGTGCCAAGCTGCAGGCCGACAAGGCCGAGGCCGATAAGAAAACCGCGCAGGCCGAAGCCGAAAAGCGTCGCGCCATGGCCATCGCACAGGAGCAGGAAAACATCGCCGAGCAGGCGAAGAACCGCGCGCTGGTGGTGCTCGCCGAAGCCGAAGTGCCGCGGGCAATGGCCGAGGCCTTCCGCAGCGGCAACCTGGGCATCATGGACTACTACAAGATGAAGAACATGCAGGCCGATACCGGCATGCGCGAGGCAATCGCCAATCCCGGCGACGGCGTAAAGGGTTGATCTCGCGTGGCACGGCCCTTCCGGCCGTGATCCGCTCCGGTGGATCGATAAGCACTCGGGCAAGACGCCCGCGCCACAGGACCAGTCATGTTCGACTTCATCGTCAAGGCGATCGAGAAAGCCACCCGCGAAGCGCTGGAGCGCAACCGCCTGGCCAACGGCGGTCCGCCGCCATTTGACCCGCGATTGCAGGCCGGCGATGTGCCACAGCGAGTTGGCGAGACGTCGCAGCGGGTCGTGTTGCAGGCATCGGAGCCGCCGGCGCGGAAGCCGCCGAGAAAACCGAAGAAGCCGAAATCCCAGAAGCCGGCCAATGCTCCGCCGCCCCTGCGTCAGCGTGTGCAAAGCCAGGCTGCGGCGGCCCGTGGCGATGCGACGCGGCCGGCATCTGCCAGCGCACAGACCATCGCGAATTGGGCGCAGCCTCGGACCCTGCGGGCGCAGTTCATCCTGACCGAGATCCTCAAACCGCCTCTGTCGATGCGGGAGCCACGGTGACTGTGTTGACCCTTGCCGACATCTTCGCCGCCAGTGCCTTGCTGACCGGTTCCGTGCCAGCCGCTTCAGTGTTGGCACGGTCATCGGAGACGGACTACGTCCAGCTCGTGTTCTTTGCGATCGTCGGGGTGATCTGGATCATCAGTGCGATCGTCAAGGCGGCCGGCAAGCAGGGGAAGACGACGCAGCAAACCTGGACGGGAGACGAGTGGCAGCCGGGCAGTCCGGACGGTGCACCACCGGTTTCAGCCCCCCCGCCGACAGTCCCGCCGACGGCGTATGTTCCTCCACCGGCGTACGTCCCCCCGCCGACGCCGGTGACTCGACCGTCGCCACTCTCTACGAAGCAGGAAGCGCCGGCGTTTCGCGGTCAACAGGCGCAGGTCGTTGTCCCCCCGGAATGGCTGGGACAGGCCCGGCCTGCCGTGCAGCCTCCGCCGTTGCAGCCGGCGCCTTATGTCGTGCCGTACGCGCCGCCACCGGTCCCGCAGCAGGCGTATGTTCCGCCGCCCAGGCCCTCCGTCGCCCCGGCCCCGGTTGAATCGGTGTCGGCCGCGCAGCCGGCGTGGGGGAAGGTCGTTACCGGATACGAAACGGCGCGGGCGATCACAGCCGCCCCGGCACAAGCGAAGCAGGCGAAGCAGACACAGCAGCGCGAGGGAAAGGCCGCTTCGACGACACAGCAGCTCGACGCCGCCGCCATCCGCCGGTGGATGACGCCGTCGGTGATGAAGCAGCAGTTCATCCTGACCGAGATGTTTGATCCACCGCCGAGTGCGCGGCCGGAGCGACAATAGCGTCACCCGGGTTACGGGGAGGGGATGAGCGTCAGTGCACGTCAAACCCGACCGACTTGCCCTCTTTGCTCTCTCCCAGATAGCTGATGAAGATCTCATCCCCCTCGGCAATGTCCCGGCGGGCGTAGATTTCCAGGATGTCGGGGGAGTGGCGCTCGACGCGCGCATTGGGGTCGTGCGCGTGGTTGTAGATCGAGGCATACCCCAGCGCCAGCGCCACATAATCGCGCTTGGTCATCCCTTCCCACTCGAAGACGTACCATGAGATGAATGTCGCCCGGCGGCTGATCTCGTTGTCGCCGAACACTTGCTGTTTGGGGATGAGCAACACCGGCACGCGCTCGATCAGCGTTCCTTCGGCGATTGGCTTTAAGGCAAAAACACCTCGCCCGCCCTTGCCTCGGTTGTCGGCACGGCGGACTTCGATCAGGTCGGTTTGGCGGCAAAGGTGCATGGCGGCAGCATCCTACCGTAACCACGGCATCCGCAGGTCGATCGCCACGCTACACGACATCGAGCGAACGAAACCCCTCTGGTACCACGGGTCGGCGCATCTTCCATAAGCACGCAACGACACCGTCGCCCTGTCGGTAACTGACTAATGCCGGTCGACACTTCGCCGCCGTCGCAAGCTCGTTCACCTCAACGCACGGACCGCTATGAATCGACGTCTCGTTCTCGCCGGATGGATTGTCGGATGCTCGGCGCTCACAGTTCTGGCCGCGTCGCTGGCGGTTCTTCGCGCGGCCGAGCCTGCGGCCGCGCCCGTCGCGCCGGCGGCCGAGCAGCCGGCCTGGCATCGCTGCTTCCTGCGGGTGCAGGCCAACATGGTGACACCGGCCGAGAAGGATCTGTACCGCGATTCCGTCACGCTCAGCCTCGCCGGCATCGCCGGGCCCTATCGGGTTTACCTGAACGGCCAACTTATCGCCGAAGGCGACGGCATTCCCGATGAGCCGCGCCGGCGGTTCAAGGTCCCCAAGGGCATCCTGCAGAAGACGGTCTTTAATGTGCTCGCGATCCGGATCGACGGCAAAGCCGCCGCGAGCGGCATCAGGCAGCCGCCAATTCTCGCCGGGTACTTCGACGAAGTGATCATGGACCGCCCGTGGGACGTCATTCGCGGCGAACTGGCGGCCGACGACGCGCGGCTCAAGCCCGTCGCCGAGCAGCCGAAGGTCGCCAGCTACATCGAGACCGATTTCCGACAGTCGTCCACGCCGCTCAATCAGAACGCCGAGACCATGCCCGGGCGAAGGCTTTCTCCCGCAGAGTCATTGAAGCTGATGAAGCCGGCAGACGGGCTGGCGATCGACCTGCTGATGGCCGAGCCGCTGGTCGCGCAGCCCACGCACATCAGCTTCGACGAACGCGGCCGCATGTGGGTGTCGCAGTACCGCCAGTACCCCTACCCGGCGGGCATCAAGATGATCAGCCGGGACAAGTACTACCGCTCGCGGTTCGACCGCGTCCCGCCGGCCCCGCCGAACCACGACAAGGGACGCGACATCATTTCCGTCCACGAAAGCACGAAACGCGACGGCGTCTTCGACAAGAACAAGGTGGTGCTCGAAGGGCTGAACATGGCCAACGCCGCCGTCTACGGCAAGGGCGGCATCTGGGTGATGCACACGCCCTACCTGCTGTTCTATCCCGATGCTGACGGCGACGACATTCCCGACCGCGATCCGGAAGTGCGACTCGCCGGCTTCGGGCTGGAAGACACGCACTCGGTCGCCAACGGCCTGGCGTGGGGGCCGGACGGCTGGCTGTATGGCGGTCAGGGGAGCACAACCACCAGCCGCATCACCCGGCCCGATGTCGATCCCCCGGGCACACCCGGCGTTTACTTCGAAGGGTGCATGGTCTGGCGGTATCACCCGACGAAGAAGATCTACGAAATATTCGCCGAAGGCGGCGGCAACACCTTCGGCCTCGACTTCGACGCCGAGGGACGCGTCTATTCCGGCCATAACGGCGGCGTGACGCACGGCTGGCACTTCGTGCAGGACGGCATCTACCTCAAGCAAGGCGTCGACCCCGGCAAGTTCGGTCCGCCGGCCAACCCGTTCACCTTCGGCCAGCTGCCGATGATGAAATCGCGTAACCCGATCCCCCGCTTCACCCACGACATCGCGATGTTCGAAGGTACCGCGCTGCCCGAGGCGTATCTTGGCAAGTTGATGGGCGCCGACCCGCTGCACCGCACGATTGTGTCCGCCGAGCGCTACCCGATCGGCTCGACGTTCGAGACCAGCACCAGCGGCACGCCGCTGGCGTGCGACGACATCGCGTTTCGCCCCGTCTTTCTCGCCAATGCCCCCGACGGCAGCCTGTACATTGCCGACTTCTACGAAGAGTTCATCGCCCACGGGCAGAACTATCAGGGGCAGATCGACCCGACGACCGGCCGGATTTACCGGTTGCGCGGCAAGAAATCGACGCTGATCACAGACGTCAACCTGGCATCCAAGCCGACAACGATGCTGACCGGCTTTCTTTCCCACCCCAACCGCTGGCATCGGCAGACCGCGGCGCGGGTACTCGGGGAGCGGGCGACGAAGGGCGATCGCTCGGCGACTATCTTCCTGAAGGCGCTCCTCAAGCAACCAAACACACACCCGGCGTTGGAAGCCCTCTGGGCACTGCAACAGTCCGACGCGCTCGACGAGCTGACGAACATCGCCGCGTTGAACCACCAGGCCGCACCGGTACGGGCCTGGGCGGTGCGGCTGCCCGGTGATGCCAAAACACTGTCGCCGACGATGCTGGCGGCAATCAACAAGCTGGCGATGGTAGAGACCGACGCCGAGGTGCGTGCCCAGATCGCCTCCACCGCGCGGCGTTTGCCGGTCGATCAGGCGCTCACGCTCGTCGCGACGCTGATCAAGCGGGACGACGACGCGAAAGATGCGTTCATCCCCCTGCTCTGTTGGTGGACGATCGAATCACACCTCGACAAGCATCGCGATGCCGTGCTGGCACTGCTGAAAGAACCCAGCGCCTGGAACCCCGCGCCGGTGAAGGAAATCCTGCTGCCCCGCATCATGCGCCGTTTCGCGGCCAAGGGGACACGGAGCGACTTCCTTGCCTGCGCCTCGCTCCTGGACGCCGCGCCACAGGACGATCATCGCAAACGCCTGATCGCCGGGTTTGAAGAGGCGTTCACTGGCCGGGCGTTGCCGGCATTGCCAACGGAACTGGCAGTGGCGCTGAGCAAATCCGGTCATGCCTCACCGGCATTGCGTGTCCGCCTCGGCGAACCGGCGGCGATCGACGCGGCTTTGAAGCTTGCCAGCGACCCGGCCGCGAAACTGCCGGACCGACTCACCATGGTCACGCTCTTCGGCGAAGTGGACGAGCCGCGGTCCGTCCCGGTACTGACGGCGATTCTGAAAGGTGCCAAGCAGCCGATCGAACTGCGAAAAGCAGCGATCGGATCGCTGCTGCGGTACGGCGACGCGGCGATCGGCACGGAGATCGCCTCGCTGTACGTCGAACTTCCCGCCGAGTTGCGCCCGTCGGCGATCAATCTGCTCGCCAGCCGGGCGGCATCGTCGGTCGAGTTGTTGAAACTGGTCGAGGCCGGGAAGGTGAAGGTGGCAGACGTGCCGGCCGACATGGCGACACGACTGAAGTCACATCCGGAAGCAAAAATTGCCGACGCAGCCAAACGGCTGTTCTCCAACGAGGTCACCCCCGACCAGGCCGCCCGCCGTGCCGAGGCCGATCGAATCCGCAAAGTCGTCGCCGCCGCCCCCGGCGACCCGTACAAGGGCGAGCCCCTGTTCCTGCAGCGGTGCGGCGTCTGCCACACCCTGTTCTTCAAGGGCGGCAAGATCGGCCCCGACCTCACGTCCTACCAGCGCGACGACCTGGGCACGATGCTCACCAGCATCCTGGAGCCCAGCGCCGAGATTCGCGAAGGATTCCGCAACTACAGCGTGAAGACGAAGGACGGCCGCGAGCTCAGCGGCTTTCTCACCGACAGCGACACCGCGATCGTCGCGATCCGCGGGTTCGACGGGCAGGACGTCCGCATCGCCCGCGCAGATCTGGTGGAACTCAAGCCGATGGAAGCCAGCCTGATGCCCGAAGGCCTGCTCGGCGGCATGACCGACCAGGAAGTGCGCGACCTGTTCGCGTACCTGCGAATCCCGCAGCCGATCACGAAGTAGACAACACGCGGTACGACGGCCTGCCCGGACCATTCACGACTGAGCACACGGCGTTCACGCAGAATAAGACAAAGAGACTGGTGAACGACTCGAGCGATTCGCTCGACTCGCAGGCTGTGCCGATCGCATTCGGGCAGACGCTCCGGGATTTCTCCGTGTTCTCAGTGCCCTGCGTGGTGGTCGTGCATGTTCCGGGCGAGGTCTGCAGAGTTGCGTACCGAGAGACAAAAAAAAGAGGCCCGCAGGCGTGGGTGAGACCTGCGGGCCCAGGAGGGAAGAAAACTTCGCC is part of the Humisphaera borealis genome and encodes:
- the floA gene encoding flotillin-like protein FloA (flotillin-like protein involved in membrane lipid rafts), producing the protein MHILAEEGFQFGTVVAVFVGIVILILLAVLGQFMGIYIRAMVSGARVSLLDLLGMRLRKVNANAIVNARIQALRAGLNVTTPEMESHVLAGGDVQRVILAMIAANKANIELPWRVATGIDLAGRDILDAVQTSVNPKVIDVPNPAMGRSTIDAVAKNGIQLKVKARVTVRTNINQLVGGATEETIIARVGEGIVTSIGSAIDHSDVLENPDHISKAVLAKGLDANTAFTILSIDIADIDVGENIGAKLQADKAEADKKTAQAEAEKRRAMAIAQEQENIAEQAKNRALVVLAEAEVPRAMAEAFRSGNLGIMDYYKMKNMQADTGMREAIANPGDGVKG
- a CDS encoding SET domain-containing protein-lysine N-methyltransferase, whose translation is MHLCRQTDLIEVRRADNRGKGGRGVFALKPIAEGTLIERVPVLLIPKQQVFGDNEISRRATFISWYVFEWEGMTKRDYVALALGYASIYNHAHDPNARVERHSPDILEIYARRDIAEGDEIFISYLGESKEGKSVGFDVH
- a CDS encoding DUF7133 domain-containing protein, whose translation is MNRRLVLAGWIVGCSALTVLAASLAVLRAAEPAAAPVAPAAEQPAWHRCFLRVQANMVTPAEKDLYRDSVTLSLAGIAGPYRVYLNGQLIAEGDGIPDEPRRRFKVPKGILQKTVFNVLAIRIDGKAAASGIRQPPILAGYFDEVIMDRPWDVIRGELAADDARLKPVAEQPKVASYIETDFRQSSTPLNQNAETMPGRRLSPAESLKLMKPADGLAIDLLMAEPLVAQPTHISFDERGRMWVSQYRQYPYPAGIKMISRDKYYRSRFDRVPPAPPNHDKGRDIISVHESTKRDGVFDKNKVVLEGLNMANAAVYGKGGIWVMHTPYLLFYPDADGDDIPDRDPEVRLAGFGLEDTHSVANGLAWGPDGWLYGGQGSTTTSRITRPDVDPPGTPGVYFEGCMVWRYHPTKKIYEIFAEGGGNTFGLDFDAEGRVYSGHNGGVTHGWHFVQDGIYLKQGVDPGKFGPPANPFTFGQLPMMKSRNPIPRFTHDIAMFEGTALPEAYLGKLMGADPLHRTIVSAERYPIGSTFETSTSGTPLACDDIAFRPVFLANAPDGSLYIADFYEEFIAHGQNYQGQIDPTTGRIYRLRGKKSTLITDVNLASKPTTMLTGFLSHPNRWHRQTAARVLGERATKGDRSATIFLKALLKQPNTHPALEALWALQQSDALDELTNIAALNHQAAPVRAWAVRLPGDAKTLSPTMLAAINKLAMVETDAEVRAQIASTARRLPVDQALTLVATLIKRDDDAKDAFIPLLCWWTIESHLDKHRDAVLALLKEPSAWNPAPVKEILLPRIMRRFAAKGTRSDFLACASLLDAAPQDDHRKRLIAGFEEAFTGRALPALPTELAVALSKSGHASPALRVRLGEPAAIDAALKLASDPAAKLPDRLTMVTLFGEVDEPRSVPVLTAILKGAKQPIELRKAAIGSLLRYGDAAIGTEIASLYVELPAELRPSAINLLASRAASSVELLKLVEAGKVKVADVPADMATRLKSHPEAKIADAAKRLFSNEVTPDQAARRAEADRIRKVVAAAPGDPYKGEPLFLQRCGVCHTLFFKGGKIGPDLTSYQRDDLGTMLTSILEPSAEIREGFRNYSVKTKDGRELSGFLTDSDTAIVAIRGFDGQDVRIARADLVELKPMEASLMPEGLLGGMTDQEVRDLFAYLRIPQPITK